One Mixta gaviniae genomic window carries:
- a CDS encoding lipopolysaccharide biosynthesis protein — MRKQSDKPTPKGSIASGAVWSILDNVAAQGITFVIFLVLARLLDPHLYGMLSVSILITQLFRTVIFESIATSIIRKHEPTDEDFNTAFLSCCIFAVPAFLIVFFSANILENMMHIQGLGDVIRGTSVIILVSGLSKVHEAWLTHRLLFRSLAIRSITSIGLGGIVGVYLAWKGMGITSLVMQQVVTSVVATITLWLATPWKPRLRFSMASFKESMRFSRHVALSGMTNFANQNSDIFFITYYLGSAAAGVYSAGKRIVNTLNTVMATALMRVSLPAFSRVKNQLDEFKSHYLNATFFTILLTAPAFIGLCYLSHDVTWLLLGQKWMESVPVMQIVSATGFIVSIGYYNHTVMFARDRPDWQSRLTLLYAVTNITVFFIFVRYGLVAMALSYSLRTLLLYPVSAWCALTLLNVTWKEYLAQIASPIIGSLVMCLGLFAMDSALGLKTGWEKLLLDIAAGAVIYGLYVLIFIPRHKLAIFSNAVAMVRNRKKPA, encoded by the coding sequence GTGAGAAAACAGTCAGATAAACCTACGCCTAAAGGCAGTATCGCTTCTGGGGCGGTTTGGTCGATACTCGATAACGTCGCTGCGCAGGGGATAACGTTCGTTATTTTTCTTGTGCTGGCGCGTTTACTCGATCCGCATCTTTACGGCATGCTCAGCGTTTCCATTTTGATCACGCAGCTGTTTAGAACGGTGATTTTCGAAAGTATCGCGACGTCGATCATACGTAAACATGAGCCGACTGACGAAGACTTCAATACGGCTTTTCTGAGCTGCTGTATTTTTGCCGTGCCGGCATTTCTTATTGTCTTCTTTTCCGCCAACATCCTTGAAAATATGATGCATATCCAGGGGCTTGGCGATGTGATCCGTGGAACCAGCGTGATAATCCTGGTCAGCGGGCTGAGCAAAGTGCATGAAGCCTGGCTGACGCATCGTCTACTGTTCCGCTCGCTGGCGATTCGTTCGATCACCTCTATCGGGCTGGGCGGTATCGTAGGGGTTTATCTCGCCTGGAAAGGAATGGGCATCACCAGCCTGGTAATGCAGCAGGTGGTGACCTCGGTCGTGGCCACCATCACCCTGTGGCTGGCGACGCCGTGGAAGCCGCGCCTGCGTTTTTCCATGGCGTCATTTAAAGAGTCGATGCGCTTTTCGCGCCATGTCGCGCTGAGCGGCATGACTAACTTCGCTAACCAGAACAGTGATATTTTCTTTATCACCTATTATCTGGGCAGCGCGGCGGCAGGGGTGTACTCGGCGGGCAAACGTATCGTCAACACGCTGAATACCGTTATGGCGACGGCATTGATGCGCGTTTCGCTGCCGGCTTTCTCCCGCGTGAAAAACCAGTTGGATGAGTTCAAGTCGCACTATCTGAATGCCACCTTCTTTACCATCCTGCTGACGGCGCCCGCCTTTATCGGCCTGTGCTACCTGTCGCACGATGTCACCTGGCTGCTGCTGGGGCAGAAGTGGATGGAGTCGGTGCCGGTTATGCAGATTGTCAGCGCGACCGGGTTTATCGTCTCTATCGGCTATTACAACCATACCGTTATGTTTGCCCGCGATCGCCCGGACTGGCAGTCGCGTCTGACGCTGCTCTATGCGGTCACCAACATCACCGTGTTCTTTATTTTTGTCCGCTACGGACTGGTGGCGATGGCGCTCTCCTATTCGCTGCGTACTTTGCTGCTTTATCCGGTATCGGCCTGGTGTGCGCTGACGTTGCTTAATGTGACCTGGAAAGAGTATCTGGCGCAGATAGCCAGCCCTATTATAGGCTCGCTGGTGATGTGTCTGGGACTGTTTGCCATGGACAGCGCACTGGGACTGAAAACCGGATGGGAAAAGTTGCTGCTGGATATCGCAGCTGGCGCGGTTATCTATGGCCTCTATGTGCTTATCTTCATCCCGCGGCATAAGCTGGCGATATTTTCTAACGCCGTCGCGATGGTGAGAAACCGCAAGAAACCTGCCTGA
- a CDS encoding polysaccharide pyruvyl transferase family protein, with the protein MKVHYYKTAAGNFGDDLNEWLWHDLLPGVFDDNEECRFAGIGTIISSALPPAKKWIVFSSGVGYGVPPANFGNESWNILSVRGPLTAHVLGLPKEKAITDGAALLSTLPEFPPVPEAERKGVIFIPHHDALKTGQWEEACRRAGVEYISPQGDAKTIINRIRHAKLILADAMHAAIIADAMRVPWVPLVSSSQINTFKWLDWTQTINQHYQPLVLGSSSFRESMRNKTLALYGENYHLKNADVDYAIKEFIRVRKQKSTPWWPRYLKYTRYFSHEVPDRLFTGAETRFNMKWNDRYIDQAAAKLRQAAQLGGQRSDDSVFYENVEKLQERLRQVELIARA; encoded by the coding sequence GTGAAAGTTCATTATTATAAAACAGCCGCAGGCAATTTCGGTGACGATTTAAATGAATGGCTGTGGCACGATTTATTACCAGGAGTGTTTGATGATAACGAAGAATGTCGCTTCGCCGGCATCGGTACGATTATCAGCTCCGCGCTGCCGCCCGCCAAGAAATGGATTGTTTTCAGCAGCGGTGTCGGTTATGGTGTGCCACCCGCTAACTTTGGCAACGAAAGCTGGAATATCCTCAGCGTGCGTGGCCCGCTGACGGCCCATGTCCTGGGCCTGCCGAAAGAAAAAGCTATTACCGACGGCGCCGCTCTGCTCAGCACGCTACCGGAATTCCCGCCTGTTCCCGAAGCCGAGCGTAAAGGCGTGATTTTTATCCCCCATCATGACGCGCTGAAAACCGGTCAATGGGAAGAAGCCTGCCGCCGCGCCGGGGTGGAGTACATTAGCCCGCAGGGCGACGCCAAAACGATTATCAACCGTATCCGTCATGCGAAACTGATTCTTGCGGATGCGATGCACGCGGCAATCATCGCCGACGCGATGCGTGTGCCGTGGGTGCCGCTGGTTAGCTCCAGTCAGATTAACACCTTTAAGTGGCTCGACTGGACGCAGACCATCAACCAGCATTATCAGCCACTGGTGCTGGGCAGCAGCTCATTCCGCGAATCGATGCGTAATAAAACCCTGGCGCTCTATGGGGAAAACTACCATCTGAAAAACGCCGACGTTGATTACGCCATTAAGGAATTTATCCGCGTACGTAAACAGAAGAGCACGCCGTGGTGGCCGCGCTACCTGAAATATACGCGCTACTTCTCGCATGAAGTGCCCGATCGTCTGTTTACCGGCGCGGAAACACGCTTCAACATGAAATGGAACGACCGCTATATCGATCAGGCGGCGGCGAAGCTGCGTCAGGCGGCTCAGCTGGGCGGTCAGCGCAGCGACGACAGCGTGTTTTACGAGAACGTGGAAAAACTACAGGAGCGGTTGCGCCAGGTTGAACTTATCGCCCGCGCGTAA
- a CDS encoding glycosyltransferase family 2 protein, whose protein sequence is MSMERLVSILIPVYNCEKFIEKTLLSIIEQSYKNIEIVIVDDCSTDNTLQRVYNLRDRYPQVRFVIQKNQPNLGVSATRNRLVDAASGDYIAFLDSDDYLESNMIEALVTTLESQQVDVSQCLYFYESEDGAMKKVTNHYAPSGTLTGKQALIAMLEGDIPGFLWNKLFKRELFDGIAFDEKKIIFEDYEVLILIFNKNITMAFTSEPLYHYIQRPQSLTKKSWDKATMRLDYLPLTDQLTGRAWSNKEERKIFLRHKYSVIARVAFMAVSRAVSFSAAVQAIKKCRSHLSFREFYSVSPTLNKKINILNVMLFTSPYMLVLLGRMGKHILKRG, encoded by the coding sequence ATGTCTATGGAACGCTTAGTCAGCATACTGATTCCGGTATACAACTGCGAAAAGTTTATCGAAAAAACGCTGCTTTCGATTATCGAGCAGAGTTACAAAAATATTGAAATCGTCATTGTTGATGATTGCTCAACGGATAATACCCTGCAACGGGTCTACAACCTGCGGGATCGTTATCCGCAGGTGCGTTTCGTCATTCAAAAGAACCAGCCTAACCTTGGCGTTTCAGCGACCCGCAACCGTCTGGTCGACGCCGCCAGTGGTGACTATATCGCTTTCCTCGATTCTGATGATTATCTGGAAAGCAATATGATTGAGGCGTTGGTCACCACGCTGGAAAGCCAGCAGGTGGATGTCTCGCAGTGCCTCTACTTTTATGAAAGCGAAGACGGCGCGATGAAAAAGGTTACCAACCACTATGCGCCATCCGGCACCCTGACCGGCAAGCAGGCGTTAATCGCCATGCTCGAGGGCGATATACCGGGCTTTCTGTGGAACAAACTCTTTAAGCGCGAGCTGTTTGACGGCATCGCGTTTGATGAAAAGAAAATCATCTTTGAAGATTATGAAGTGCTGATACTGATCTTTAATAAGAATATTACTATGGCCTTCACTTCAGAGCCTCTCTACCATTACATCCAACGGCCACAATCGCTTACCAAGAAGTCATGGGATAAAGCAACCATGCGTCTGGATTACCTGCCGCTAACCGACCAGCTGACAGGCAGAGCATGGAGCAATAAGGAAGAGCGTAAAATTTTTCTGCGTCATAAATACTCGGTTATCGCGCGCGTGGCGTTTATGGCGGTTTCACGCGCCGTCAGTTTTTCCGCTGCCGTACAGGCAATCAAAAAATGCCGTTCGCATCTTTCATTCCGTGAGTTTTACTCTGTATCGCCTACGTTAAATAAAAAAATTAATATCCTTAATGTCATGCTGTTCACGTCACCCTATATGTTGGTTTTATTAGGTCGTATGGGTAAGCATATTCTGAAAAGAGGATAG
- a CDS encoding glycosyltransferase: MRVGIDTDNFHFRPAKPIGSPIQLLTIARLTDKKGIFTSLEACRILKERGYHFIYNVLGNGPQRDEVEETIARYGLQQNVILHGFQSPQVINDFLQKSDIFMLPSQTAEDGDMEGVPVALMEAMARGIPVISTWHSGIPELVEDGHNGWLIKEKDAAGLADVIAKIVDEKPDLTPMLQAARRKVEQEFDKNKSYDSLIRLISGQLHA, from the coding sequence ATGCGCGTCGGCATCGATACCGATAACTTTCATTTCCGTCCGGCAAAGCCGATCGGATCGCCTATTCAGCTGCTGACTATCGCGCGTCTGACCGACAAAAAAGGGATTTTCACCTCGCTGGAAGCCTGCCGCATATTGAAAGAGCGCGGCTATCACTTTATTTATAACGTGCTGGGCAACGGTCCGCAGCGCGACGAAGTCGAGGAAACCATTGCCCGCTACGGCCTGCAACAGAATGTTATTCTGCACGGTTTCCAGTCGCCGCAGGTGATAAATGACTTTCTGCAGAAATCGGACATTTTCATGCTGCCCTCCCAGACGGCGGAAGATGGCGACATGGAAGGCGTGCCGGTCGCGCTGATGGAAGCGATGGCGCGCGGCATACCGGTGATTTCTACCTGGCACAGCGGCATCCCTGAGCTGGTGGAAGATGGCCACAATGGTTGGTTAATTAAAGAAAAGGATGCCGCCGGACTGGCTGACGTGATCGCGAAAATCGTCGATGAAAAGCCCGATTTAACGCCAATGCTGCAGGCCGCGCGTCGTAAGGTTGAGCAGGAGTTTGATAAAAATAAATCTTACGACAGCCTGATCAGGTTAATCAGCGGTCAACTGCACGCCTGA
- the wcaJ gene encoding undecaprenyl-phosphate glucose phosphotransferase encodes MITANGFRTRTNASIISIIQRFSDIFVMFMGLYILARIESQSFSSSWWLLSLTALALFQMIGGITDFYRSWRGVSFASELHLILQNWALSILITAGVMSLISELDLNFKAYLLWFGIVAVGFIACRSAIRFFARIIRKLGYNTRNVAIVGNMPIGVSLANSFINAPWMGLNVVGHYSDVANESGGNAGSINYCGNLDQLLVDAREGKLDKIYIAMAMSEEVAIRDLVGKLSDTTCSVMLIPDIFTFNILQSRTEEINGVPVVPLFETPMNGINMVLKRVEDIVVSSCILLFISPALLTIAALVKFTSPGPVIFRQVRYGMDGKPIKVWKFRSMSVMENGDTVTQATKGDARITPIGRILRSTSLDELPQFINVLKGDMSIVGPRPHAVAHNEQYRSIIQGYMLRHKVKPGITGWAQINGWRGETDTLEKMEKRIEFDLQYIRDWSIMLDLRIIFLTIFKGFISKTAY; translated from the coding sequence ATGATAACGGCTAATGGATTTCGCACACGTACCAACGCGTCGATTATTTCCATCATACAGCGTTTTTCTGACATTTTTGTTATGTTTATGGGGCTGTATATTTTAGCCCGCATTGAATCCCAGTCTTTTTCTTCTTCCTGGTGGTTGCTTTCGCTGACGGCGCTGGCGCTATTCCAGATGATTGGCGGTATCACGGACTTTTACCGTTCGTGGCGCGGCGTCAGTTTCGCCAGCGAGCTGCATCTGATTTTGCAAAACTGGGCGTTGAGTATTTTGATCACGGCTGGCGTGATGTCGCTGATCAGCGAACTGGATCTGAACTTCAAAGCTTACCTGCTGTGGTTCGGCATTGTCGCCGTCGGGTTTATCGCCTGTCGTTCGGCCATCCGCTTCTTTGCCCGCATTATCCGTAAGCTGGGCTATAACACGCGCAACGTCGCTATCGTCGGCAACATGCCGATTGGCGTCTCACTTGCTAATAGTTTCATTAACGCTCCCTGGATGGGATTAAACGTTGTCGGGCACTATTCTGACGTTGCTAATGAATCTGGTGGTAATGCGGGTAGCATCAATTATTGCGGCAATCTCGATCAGCTGCTGGTCGATGCCCGCGAAGGGAAGCTGGATAAGATCTATATCGCTATGGCGATGTCGGAAGAAGTCGCTATCCGCGATCTGGTGGGCAAGCTCTCCGATACCACCTGCTCGGTAATGCTGATCCCGGATATCTTCACCTTCAATATCCTGCAGTCGCGCACCGAAGAGATTAACGGCGTGCCGGTCGTGCCGCTGTTTGAAACGCCGATGAACGGTATCAATATGGTGCTGAAGCGCGTTGAAGATATCGTTGTCTCCTCCTGCATTCTGCTGTTCATCTCGCCGGCGCTGTTGACCATCGCCGCGCTGGTGAAATTCACCTCGCCAGGCCCGGTGATTTTCCGCCAGGTGCGCTACGGGATGGACGGCAAGCCGATTAAGGTATGGAAGTTCCGCTCAATGTCGGTGATGGAGAACGGCGATACCGTAACCCAGGCGACCAAAGGGGATGCGCGCATTACGCCGATCGGCCGTATTCTGCGCTCCACCTCGCTGGACGAGCTGCCGCAGTTTATCAACGTGCTAAAAGGCGATATGTCGATTGTCGGACCGCGCCCGCATGCCGTTGCGCATAACGAGCAGTACCGTTCGATCATCCAGGGCTACATGCTGCGTCATAAAGTGAAGCCAGGCATTACCGGCTGGGCGCAAATCAACGGCTGGCGCGGTGAAACCGATACGCTGGAGAAAATGGAAAAGCGTATCGAGTTTGACCTGCAATATATCCGCGACTGGAGCATTATGCTGGACCTGAGAATTATTTTCCTGACCATTTTTAAAGGGTTTATCAGTAAAACCGCGTACTGA
- a CDS encoding glycosyltransferase — protein MKILHAAETIKGGVATVLKQLVAAQQDDKGAYQIQCLIPADQAGELDTAHEENVVKWERKGRSVGALLSFTVAFCRTVMKFKPDVVHLHSSFAGVIGRACLLLLWPFVRPKVVYCPHAFSFLMQTSSGKKKIYSLIEKALLPMTDAIICVSQYEADQAKAHGISADKLFVIHNGVAERHIVRADRRDDPRINVLFVGRFDYQKGYDVLLEAMKRNQNPNLHLTLIGDSVHSAEQIEKLPGAEYTGWLKASQMEPYFIEADVLVIPSRWEGFAMVPLEAMSYSLPIIASDATSLPEVVINNETGYLFKNGDANSLLSVFNRLDKSDLSEMGRKGNQLYIENFTSQAMIAKTHGLYADIIKR, from the coding sequence ATGAAAATCCTCCATGCTGCTGAGACAATAAAAGGTGGCGTTGCCACCGTTTTAAAGCAACTCGTCGCGGCACAACAGGATGATAAAGGCGCCTATCAAATCCAGTGCCTGATCCCGGCGGATCAGGCCGGGGAGCTGGATACGGCGCACGAAGAGAACGTGGTGAAATGGGAGCGTAAAGGGCGATCCGTCGGCGCGCTGCTCTCTTTCACCGTCGCGTTCTGCCGCACGGTAATGAAATTCAAGCCCGATGTGGTGCATCTTCACAGCTCGTTTGCCGGGGTGATCGGACGCGCCTGTTTGCTGCTGCTGTGGCCGTTTGTCCGGCCTAAAGTGGTCTATTGTCCGCATGCCTTCAGCTTCTTAATGCAGACCAGTAGCGGCAAGAAAAAAATCTATTCGTTGATTGAAAAAGCCCTGCTGCCGATGACCGACGCGATCATCTGCGTCAGCCAGTACGAGGCGGATCAGGCAAAGGCGCACGGCATCAGCGCCGACAAGCTGTTTGTCATTCATAACGGCGTCGCCGAGCGCCATATCGTCAGGGCCGATCGTCGTGACGATCCGCGCATTAACGTGCTGTTCGTCGGGCGCTTCGATTACCAGAAGGGCTATGACGTGCTGCTGGAGGCGATGAAGCGTAACCAGAACCCGAACCTGCATCTGACACTGATCGGCGACAGCGTGCATAGCGCCGAGCAGATCGAAAAGCTGCCGGGTGCCGAGTACACCGGCTGGCTGAAGGCCAGCCAGATGGAGCCGTACTTTATCGAAGCGGACGTGCTGGTGATCCCGAGCCGTTGGGAAGGCTTCGCCATGGTGCCGCTGGAGGCGATGAGCTACTCGCTGCCGATTATCGCCAGCGACGCTACCTCGCTGCCGGAAGTCGTCATAAATAACGAAACGGGCTATCTGTTTAAAAACGGCGACGCCAATTCCTTACTCTCTGTGTTTAATCGCTTGGATAAATCTGATTTAAGTGAAATGGGGCGTAAAGGGAATCAATTGTACATAGAGAACTTTACTTCTCAGGCTATGATAGCCAAAACGCATGGTTTATATGCCGACATAATCAAACGTTGA
- a CDS encoding glycosyltransferase family 2 protein: MTESTPLISVVIPTFNRADIILKTLNSVLNQTYRHIEVFVVDDASTDDTAAVMAGVQDERVTFVQLEQNSGGTRPRNEGIERSRGDFIALLDSDDEWVPEKLEKQLAFLRQQPGKNRVCMTAKYNKRPEGLHLRRNKPLNKYSSIMEFLLLGNDFQTSTLLLDADIAKRAKFDSALRKHQDWDFALRLQERGASFYYLDEPLTIYDDSDSTARISSDGKRDKSLIWLESIKKRVPSYIWFGFYAKIIADSYLLSNEKGKGIAIYLKLLFSGKIKFSHFMAMMNERVKKLATITAKRFVPGK, translated from the coding sequence ATGACTGAGTCTACGCCTTTAATCAGCGTCGTTATTCCTACCTTTAATCGTGCCGACATCATTTTAAAAACCCTAAACAGCGTTTTGAACCAGACTTATCGTCACATTGAAGTGTTTGTGGTGGATGACGCCTCGACGGACGATACCGCCGCAGTGATGGCGGGCGTGCAGGATGAAAGGGTGACGTTTGTGCAGCTGGAGCAGAACAGCGGCGGCACGCGCCCGCGCAATGAAGGCATCGAACGCAGCCGCGGCGACTTTATCGCGCTGCTTGACTCCGATGATGAATGGGTGCCGGAAAAGTTAGAGAAGCAGCTCGCCTTTCTGCGCCAGCAGCCCGGCAAAAATCGCGTCTGCATGACAGCGAAATACAACAAGCGTCCGGAAGGGCTGCACCTGCGCCGCAACAAGCCGCTGAACAAATACAGTTCGATCATGGAGTTCCTGCTGCTGGGTAACGATTTCCAGACCAGCACGCTGCTGCTGGACGCCGATATCGCCAAACGGGCGAAATTCGACAGCGCGCTGCGCAAGCATCAGGACTGGGATTTCGCCCTGCGTCTGCAGGAGCGCGGCGCCAGCTTCTACTATCTTGATGAGCCGCTGACCATCTATGACGATTCCGACTCCACGGCGCGCATCTCCTCGGACGGCAAACGCGATAAATCGCTGATCTGGCTGGAGAGCATCAAAAAGCGCGTGCCGAGCTACATCTGGTTCGGCTTTTACGCAAAGATCATTGCCGATAGCTACCTGCTGTCGAATGAAAAAGGCAAGGGCATTGCCATCTACCTGAAGCTTCTGTTTTCCGGAAAAATTAAATTCAGCCATTTTATGGCGATGATGAATGAACGAGTGAAAAAGTTAGCCACTATTACCGCGAAACGCTTTGTTCCGGGGAAGTGA
- the wzc gene encoding tyrosine-protein kinase Wzc produces the protein MVNKKSDSSQKIADAKDEIDVARLYGSIIDHRWLIIGVTALFAVIGVIYSILATPVYRADSLVQVEQNQGSLVLSQISSLVPDSKPASDAEIGLIMSRMVLGKTIEDLNLQTTVTPKYVPVVGAGWARLMGQEPKKIAVSRLELPPELIGQKLELEIGANNTFTLSGDDGELVKGKVGQYAAQGKVKILVSDTDAGPGDTFIVQKNGYLPTYNDLVGRLSVVDQGKDTGVLALTLNGTDPQLTQETLRTITQNYLLQNVERKSAEAQKSLDFISRQLPEVRQKLDDAENKLNAFRQQNDSVDLSLEAKSMLDTMVNVDNQLNELTFREAEISKLYTKEHPAYRTLLEKRQTLRNEKKALEGKVSALPKTQQEIIRLTRDVDAGQAVFMQLLNKQQELSINKASTVGNVRIVDPALVLNKPIAPRSAIIIAVSLVLGLLVSTIYVLMKTILIRGIESPEQLENSGINVYASIPISEWQQQRDRKLTALSKEKGKKALRGGELLALANPADLAIEAVRSLRTTMHFAMLDARNNIIMISGTSPDIGKTFISTNLAAVVAQSGQRVLFIDGDMRKGYSHELFNGDNRHGLSDLLSNQATLEQAIRPTNVSGLDFISRGQLPPNPSELLMSQKFIDLMATVQKQYDIVIVDTPPILAVTDAAIIGMQAGTSMVVAGFEKSTVKEVEVSVRRFEQNGIEIKGAILNLVAKKAASYYGYGYYHYSYESTKP, from the coding sequence ATGGTCAATAAAAAATCGGATAGCTCGCAGAAAATTGCAGATGCCAAAGATGAAATCGATGTAGCCCGTTTATACGGTTCAATTATCGATCATCGCTGGCTTATTATTGGCGTAACCGCGCTGTTCGCCGTTATCGGCGTTATCTACTCCATTCTGGCGACGCCGGTCTACCGCGCCGACTCGTTAGTACAGGTAGAGCAGAATCAGGGCAGCCTGGTGCTGAGCCAGATCTCCAGCCTGGTGCCGGACAGCAAACCCGCTTCCGACGCCGAAATCGGCCTGATCATGTCCAGGATGGTACTGGGCAAAACCATTGAAGATCTCAACCTGCAAACGACCGTCACGCCGAAATATGTGCCGGTAGTGGGCGCAGGCTGGGCGCGTCTGATGGGGCAGGAGCCGAAAAAAATCGCCGTTTCTCGTCTGGAACTGCCGCCGGAGCTGATCGGCCAGAAGCTGGAACTGGAAATTGGCGCTAACAACACCTTTACTCTCTCCGGCGATGACGGCGAGCTGGTAAAAGGCAAAGTAGGGCAGTACGCCGCGCAGGGCAAAGTGAAGATTCTGGTCTCCGATACCGACGCGGGCCCGGGCGATACCTTTATCGTGCAGAAGAATGGCTACCTGCCGACCTACAACGATCTGGTTGGCCGTCTGAGCGTGGTCGATCAGGGTAAAGACACCGGCGTGCTGGCGTTAACCCTGAACGGTACCGATCCGCAGCTGACGCAGGAAACGCTGCGCACGATTACGCAGAACTATCTGCTGCAGAACGTCGAGCGTAAATCCGCGGAAGCGCAGAAAAGCCTCGACTTCATCAGCCGCCAGCTGCCGGAAGTGCGTCAGAAGCTGGACGACGCCGAGAACAAGCTGAACGCCTTCCGTCAGCAGAATGACTCGGTCGACCTGTCGCTGGAAGCGAAGTCGATGCTGGATACCATGGTCAACGTGGACAACCAGCTGAACGAACTGACCTTCCGTGAAGCGGAAATCTCCAAGCTCTACACCAAAGAACACCCGGCTTACCGCACGCTGCTGGAAAAACGCCAGACGCTGCGCAACGAGAAGAAAGCGCTGGAAGGCAAAGTCTCCGCGCTGCCGAAAACGCAGCAGGAGATCATTCGCCTCACGCGTGACGTTGACGCCGGCCAGGCGGTGTTCATGCAGCTGCTGAACAAACAGCAGGAGCTGAGCATTAATAAGGCCAGCACCGTCGGTAACGTACGTATCGTCGACCCGGCGCTGGTATTGAACAAGCCGATCGCACCGCGCTCTGCCATTATCATCGCCGTTTCTCTGGTGCTGGGCCTGCTGGTTTCCACCATCTACGTGCTGATGAAAACCATTCTGATCCGCGGCATCGAAAGTCCGGAGCAGCTGGAAAACAGCGGTATCAACGTTTACGCCAGCATCCCGATTTCCGAGTGGCAGCAGCAGCGCGACCGTAAGCTGACTGCGCTGAGCAAAGAGAAAGGCAAGAAAGCGCTGCGCGGCGGCGAGCTGCTGGCGCTGGCCAACCCGGCCGACCTGGCGATCGAAGCGGTACGCAGCCTGCGCACCACCATGCACTTCGCCATGCTCGATGCGCGTAACAACATCATCATGATTTCCGGCACCAGCCCTGATATCGGCAAAACCTTTATCAGCACCAACCTGGCGGCGGTCGTGGCGCAGTCGGGACAGCGCGTGCTGTTTATCGACGGCGATATGCGCAAGGGTTATTCCCATGAGCTGTTTAACGGCGACAACCGTCACGGCCTTTCTGACCTGCTGTCGAATCAGGCGACGCTGGAACAAGCGATCCGTCCGACCAACGTCAGCGGACTGGACTTTATCTCGCGCGGTCAGCTGCCGCCGAACCCGTCTGAGCTGCTGATGAGCCAGAAGTTCATCGACCTGATGGCTACCGTGCAGAAGCAGTACGATATCGTCATCGTTGATACGCCGCCGATTCTGGCCGTGACCGACGCCGCGATTATCGGTATGCAGGCCGGCACCAGCATGGTGGTGGCAGGCTTCGAGAAATCGACGGTGAAAGAAGTTGAGGTCAGCGTACGTCGCTTCGAGCAAAACGGCATCGAAATCAAAGGCGCCATTCTGAACCTTGTGGCGAAGAAAGCTGCGAGCTATTACGGCTACGGTTATTACCACTACAGCTACGAATCCACTAAGCCATAA
- a CDS encoding protein tyrosine phosphatase (Wzb shows phosphatase activity towards the autophosphorylated Wzc protein, which induces colanic acid biosynthesis; catalyzes the phosphorylation of UDP-glucose dehydrogenase, an enzyme involved in colanic acid biosynthesis) — protein MFNSILIVCVGNICRSPTGERLLKHYCPTLQVSSAGLGALVDYPADESAIKVAAQHGLSLEGHRARKLTSAMCREHDLILVMEKQHINEIGKIAPEVRGKTMLFGHWCNGREIPDPYRKSTEAFESVYLLLDDAAQKWAHALNR, from the coding sequence ATGTTTAATTCCATTCTCATCGTGTGTGTCGGCAATATCTGCCGTTCGCCAACCGGCGAACGGCTACTGAAACACTATTGCCCGACGCTACAGGTCTCATCAGCGGGCTTAGGGGCGCTGGTGGATTACCCCGCTGATGAGAGCGCCATCAAGGTAGCAGCACAGCATGGCCTTTCGCTGGAGGGGCACCGCGCGCGGAAGCTCACTTCAGCGATGTGCAGAGAACACGATCTGATCCTGGTGATGGAAAAACAGCATATCAATGAGATCGGCAAGATCGCGCCGGAAGTACGCGGCAAGACGATGCTGTTCGGTCATTGGTGCAATGGCCGTGAAATCCCGGATCCCTATCGTAAAAGCACAGAGGCTTTTGAATCTGTTTACCTTTTACTGGACGACGCCGCTCAGAAATGGGCCCACGCATTAAATCGATAA